The Phycisphaerales bacterium genome includes a region encoding these proteins:
- a CDS encoding transcriptional repressor — MQRNTSQRRAIRLAFDRTDRPLSTEEVLAAAKRYHPSLGIATVYRALKDLVAEDWLRIVKLPAMPPRYELANRPAHHHFYCNTCGRAFEVPCSRVLLDALIPDGFELETHDLVLYGRCNECELAQVSGRQAVEEVSRPSVRFRQPRYVSAER; from the coding sequence ATGCAGCGCAACACATCTCAGCGCCGCGCCATCCGGCTCGCATTCGACCGTACCGATCGCCCCCTCAGTACCGAGGAAGTTCTGGCCGCCGCGAAACGGTATCACCCCAGTCTCGGCATTGCGACCGTTTATCGCGCCCTCAAGGATCTTGTTGCCGAGGACTGGCTCAGGATTGTGAAGCTTCCGGCCATGCCCCCGCGCTACGAGCTGGCCAACCGTCCGGCTCACCATCATTTCTACTGCAACACCTGTGGGCGGGCATTCGAGGTGCCATGCTCACGTGTCCTGCTCGACGCGTTGATCCCAGACGGTTTCGAACTCGAAACTCACGACCTGGTACTTTACGGCCGTTGCAACGAATGCGAGCTTGCCCAGGTATCAGGGCGCCAGGCCGTGGAAGAGGTGTCCCGACCCAGTGTGCGTTTCCGACAACCGCGCTACGTGTCGGCCGAACGTTGA
- a CDS encoding bifunctional folylpolyglutamate synthase/dihydrofolate synthase, with protein MSRTLTKRPRAATTKSAGGTSSKRAKTSRASTTNRNKTIRTYRAALDFLNAQTDYEKMIRVGYNHTNFNLARMLRILAGLGNPHKKLRTLHVAGTKGKGSTCHMLASMLENSGYRTGLYTSPHIVDLRERIAINGKLVTEAEFTRLMAKIVPVVRKLERDAPTFFEIMTAAAFLHFVNQKVEIAVIETGLGGRLDSTNVLKPEVCGITNISYDHVAQLGNTLEKIAEEKAGIFKPGVPAISAPQPPAVKRVLKKVAERVGCTLRFIGDDVEFSYRFESSRASGPHTRVCLATPHTRFDHLQVPLLGEHQAINCGVALGMIDALRANGFEVPEQGAIDGLAKVRVQGRLELVRDIPRTIVDGAHNAASVAALMRAIGQNISYDSMVVIFGCSQDKDIDGMLAQLQLGADKIIFTTAGTPRSADPYELHARFVEKSQKMAQIGPTLEEAYTIACKSVSREDLICITGSFHLVGRAKQKLVTPAPLN; from the coding sequence ATGTCGCGAACCCTAACGAAGCGGCCCCGAGCCGCGACCACGAAGTCGGCCGGTGGCACTTCCTCGAAGCGGGCCAAGACCTCGCGCGCGAGCACCACCAACCGCAACAAGACCATCCGAACGTACCGCGCCGCGCTTGATTTTCTCAATGCGCAGACGGACTACGAGAAGATGATCCGGGTTGGCTACAACCATACTAACTTCAACTTGGCCCGGATGTTACGCATCCTGGCCGGCTTGGGCAATCCGCATAAGAAGCTCCGTACCCTGCATGTCGCCGGCACCAAGGGGAAGGGTTCGACCTGCCACATGCTGGCATCGATGCTCGAGAACTCCGGTTATCGGACCGGCTTGTATACCTCGCCCCACATCGTCGACCTGCGGGAGCGCATCGCGATCAACGGCAAGCTCGTCACCGAGGCCGAGTTCACCCGGCTGATGGCAAAGATCGTCCCTGTCGTTCGCAAGCTCGAACGCGACGCCCCGACCTTCTTCGAGATTATGACTGCGGCCGCGTTCCTGCACTTCGTCAATCAGAAGGTTGAGATCGCCGTGATCGAGACGGGTCTCGGCGGGCGGCTGGATTCAACCAATGTGCTGAAACCCGAGGTGTGCGGCATCACGAACATCAGCTACGACCATGTGGCCCAGCTCGGCAATACGCTCGAAAAAATCGCCGAGGAGAAAGCGGGCATCTTTAAGCCCGGCGTTCCGGCCATCAGTGCACCGCAGCCGCCGGCTGTGAAGCGGGTGCTGAAGAAGGTTGCCGAGCGGGTGGGTTGCACGTTGCGGTTCATTGGCGACGATGTGGAATTCAGCTACCGCTTCGAATCATCCCGCGCGAGCGGCCCGCACACGCGTGTCTGCCTGGCAACGCCGCACACACGCTTCGACCACCTCCAGGTACCGCTACTGGGTGAGCACCAAGCCATCAACTGCGGCGTGGCCCTCGGCATGATCGACGCACTTCGCGCCAATGGCTTTGAAGTGCCCGAGCAGGGTGCAATTGACGGCCTCGCCAAGGTACGCGTGCAGGGCCGGCTGGAGCTGGTGCGCGACATCCCCCGGACCATCGTTGACGGCGCTCATAACGCGGCCAGCGTCGCCGCGTTGATGCGGGCCATCGGACAGAACATCTCCTATGACTCGATGGTCGTGATCTTCGGCTGTTCACAGGACAAGGACATCGATGGCATGCTGGCGCAGCTCCAGCTTGGGGCTGACAAGATCATTTTCACTACGGCGGGCACACCGCGTTCGGCCGACCCGTATGAGCTGCACGCCCGGTTTGTGGAAAAGAGCCAGAAAATGGCCCAGATCGGTCCGACGCTGGAGGAGGCATACACGATCGCCTGCAAGAGCGTGAGCCGCGAAGATCTCATCTGCATCACCGGATCGTTCCACCTGGTGGGCCGGGCCAAGCAGAAGCTGGTTACTCCCGCACCTCTGAACTAA
- a CDS encoding N-acetylmuramoyl-L-alanine amidase, whose protein sequence is MKRIPSLLSVGVLLAAIGCASPQPTSPLGPPPSPVLGTREPEPILPIPPPVIAEPTPPQIRDLPNVTIVVDAGHGGRDPGALGVGPQPEKVVVLAIAREIARQLEGRGARVVMTRADDRFLTLDARASVAEQRRAALFVSIHADAASRAEASGATVYISRSASPQSRRAGNAIAAALERAGIESRGVRTAGFRVLVAHSRPAVLIETGFLTNRREARLLADPTYQRRVATAIVEGIARYFNS, encoded by the coding sequence GTGAAACGAATTCCGTCTTTACTGTCGGTAGGTGTACTGCTCGCTGCGATCGGCTGCGCGAGCCCCCAGCCCACGTCACCTCTCGGTCCGCCCCCGTCGCCCGTCCTCGGTACGCGCGAGCCGGAGCCGATCCTGCCGATCCCGCCACCCGTGATTGCGGAGCCCACTCCGCCACAGATACGCGACTTGCCTAACGTCACGATTGTCGTCGACGCCGGGCACGGCGGGCGCGATCCCGGCGCATTGGGCGTCGGACCACAACCGGAGAAAGTTGTGGTGTTGGCGATCGCGCGCGAAATCGCGCGGCAACTGGAGGGGCGCGGTGCCCGCGTGGTGATGACCCGGGCAGACGACCGCTTCCTCACGCTCGACGCCCGCGCCTCCGTCGCCGAGCAGCGCCGTGCAGCCCTGTTCGTATCTATCCACGCGGATGCTGCGAGCCGGGCTGAAGCCAGCGGAGCAACCGTTTACATCAGCCGGAGCGCCTCGCCTCAGAGCCGTAGAGCCGGAAACGCGATTGCCGCAGCGTTGGAGCGTGCCGGAATTGAGTCGCGCGGGGTCCGGACAGCCGGCTTCCGTGTGCTGGTGGCCCACTCCCGCCCAGCCGTTCTGATCGAAACCGGTTTCCTGACAAACCGTCGAGAAGCACGCCTGTTGGCCGACCCGACGTACCAGCGGCGCGTGGCAACCGCCATCGTCGAAGGCATTGCACGGTACTTCAACTCGTAG
- a CDS encoding zinc ribbon domain-containing protein, with protein MPIYEYEIVRADGSAGRRFEIQQSIHAAPLTHHPETGEPVQRLISVPRVAGRFSDMKLNRTLKDDRKLGELGFTKYVRNSDGKLERRAGQGPPTLTP; from the coding sequence ATGCCGATCTATGAGTATGAAATTGTCCGGGCTGACGGCAGCGCCGGTCGGCGGTTCGAGATCCAGCAGAGCATCCACGCCGCACCGCTGACCCACCATCCCGAAACCGGCGAACCGGTCCAACGCTTGATCAGCGTGCCACGGGTTGCGGGACGTTTCTCCGATATGAAGCTTAACCGCACCCTGAAAGACGACCGCAAGCTCGGTGAGTTGGGTTTCACAAAGTACGTGCGTAATAGCGACGGTAAACTCGAACGCCGTGCCGGCCAGGGACCGCCGACCCTCACTCCCTGA
- a CDS encoding TrkA family potassium uptake protein — MARQVCVIGLGQFGMHLSRALVKLGCEVLAIDVNEARVEQIRDDVHRALIGDARNFAMLSGVLTASVREAVICLGESNVEPSILCALHLRKIGIPIIRSTATTDDHARILLAVGATEAIFAEREAADRLGRRIANPDIRDVFPLADDYRIMEIDVPKKTVGKSLAELDLRSRYDLLVLAYRNPTEEHFHFLPLADKRIQPAETLMVLGRELDLVRFASQG; from the coding sequence ATGGCACGACAGGTCTGCGTCATCGGTCTCGGACAATTCGGCATGCACCTCTCCCGTGCGCTGGTGAAGCTTGGTTGCGAGGTGCTGGCAATCGACGTCAACGAGGCGCGTGTGGAGCAAATCCGGGACGACGTACACCGCGCGCTGATCGGCGACGCCCGCAACTTCGCCATGCTTTCCGGCGTACTCACCGCCTCGGTTCGCGAGGCCGTCATATGCCTCGGTGAGAGCAATGTCGAACCGAGCATCCTCTGCGCCCTGCACCTGCGGAAAATCGGCATCCCCATCATCCGTTCGACGGCCACGACCGATGATCACGCCCGGATCCTCCTCGCAGTCGGCGCCACCGAAGCCATCTTCGCGGAGCGTGAGGCCGCCGATCGCCTCGGGCGTCGGATCGCCAACCCCGACATCCGTGACGTCTTTCCCCTTGCGGATGATTACCGCATCATGGAGATTGACGTGCCGAAGAAGACCGTGGGCAAGTCGCTGGCGGAACTCGACCTGCGTTCGCGCTACGATCTGCTCGTACTCGCTTACCGCAACCCGACAGAGGAACACTTCCACTTCCTCCCTCTGGCGGACAAGCGGATTCAGCCGGCCGAAACCCTCATGGTGCTCGGCCGCGAGCTGGATCTCGTCCGCTTCGCGAGCCAGGGGTAG
- a CDS encoding SDR family NAD(P)-dependent oxidoreductase: protein MDFGGRECVVTGGTGALGRAVVARLLAGGAHVTIPVYRAAELDGFAHREDPRVTTVAGIDLTHEDQVSALYERVAGRLWGSIHLVGGFALQPLSETTATDFLGQFQLNTLTAFLCTRAALKSIDGAGRIVNVAARPALEPRLGAGMVAYTVSKAAVAALTIAAAEEVAAAGRAVWINAVAPAIIDTPANRAAQPAADFGTWPKPEELAETIVFLASPDNRVARGGIVPVYGNA from the coding sequence ATGGACTTTGGCGGTCGGGAATGCGTCGTGACCGGGGGTACGGGGGCGCTCGGCCGGGCAGTCGTCGCGCGACTGCTGGCCGGCGGCGCCCATGTGACCATTCCCGTGTATCGGGCTGCTGAACTCGATGGTTTTGCGCACCGCGAAGATCCGCGAGTCACAACCGTGGCGGGGATCGATCTGACCCACGAAGATCAGGTTTCCGCACTCTACGAACGCGTCGCCGGACGACTGTGGGGGTCGATCCATCTCGTAGGCGGATTCGCACTGCAGCCGCTGTCGGAGACCACGGCCACCGACTTCCTGGGGCAGTTCCAGCTCAACACGCTTACGGCCTTTCTCTGCACCCGTGCGGCTTTGAAGTCGATCGACGGGGCGGGGCGCATCGTCAACGTGGCCGCACGTCCGGCCCTTGAACCACGCCTGGGGGCCGGCATGGTGGCGTACACGGTATCGAAAGCGGCCGTCGCGGCGCTCACCATAGCGGCCGCCGAGGAGGTCGCTGCCGCCGGCCGCGCCGTATGGATCAACGCCGTCGCCCCCGCGATCATCGACACGCCGGCGAATCGGGCCGCGCAGCCCGCCGCGGACTTCGGCACATGGCCCAAGCCCGAGGAACTCGCCGAAACGATCGTGTTCCTCGCTTCGCCCGACAACCGGGTAGCGCGCGGCGGAATCGTACCTGTGTACGGAAATGCCTGA
- a CDS encoding phosphohydrolase — protein sequence MKSSKLRRRIASEAARLMYEEGAALIADARRKAAWRFGVHLRTQPHQLPSDAEIELEMAAYTQRQAATAAPVSPGDSGGGPALLHADPFLVWALLLPPLEAVRQDVRLHPEGDALFHSLQAFELARSECPYDAELVAAALLHDVGKAIDPTDHVAAGLDALHGTLTEREEFLIAHHMDALAYRQGTLGAKLRRRLRASEWFDDLLLLRAIDDRARVPGAPVGTVTEALEWLQCFEQEVEAA from the coding sequence ATGAAATCCAGCAAACTCCGTCGCCGCATTGCCTCCGAAGCCGCGCGCCTCATGTACGAGGAAGGTGCGGCCCTGATCGCCGACGCCCGGCGTAAGGCCGCCTGGCGCTTCGGCGTGCACCTGCGCACCCAGCCGCATCAGCTCCCCTCCGACGCCGAGATCGAGTTGGAGATGGCGGCGTACACCCAGCGGCAGGCCGCTACGGCGGCCCCCGTTTCACCGGGCGATAGCGGCGGCGGTCCGGCGTTGTTGCATGCCGATCCGTTTCTCGTGTGGGCGCTGCTGTTGCCACCCCTTGAAGCCGTTCGGCAGGACGTGCGACTGCACCCGGAGGGGGATGCTCTGTTCCACTCTCTGCAAGCGTTTGAACTGGCTCGAAGCGAGTGTCCCTATGATGCGGAGTTGGTTGCTGCGGCCCTGCTGCACGATGTGGGCAAGGCAATCGATCCGACGGATCACGTGGCAGCCGGACTCGACGCTCTGCACGGAACACTGACGGAACGCGAGGAATTCCTGATTGCACACCACATGGATGCGCTGGCTTACCGGCAGGGAACCCTGGGGGCGAAGTTGCGGCGCCGGTTGCGTGCCTCGGAGTGGTTCGACGACCTGCTACTGCTGCGCGCCATTGATGATCGCGCGCGCGTGCCCGGCGCACCGGTCGGTACGGTGACCGAGGCGCTGGAATGGCTGCAATGTTTCGAACAGGAGGTCGAGGCGGCCTGA
- a CDS encoding ATPase: protein MWRKLLSRPEALLVLSFATLIVVGTGLLALPAAQAGDPIPLLDLWFTATSAVCVTGLVTVDPPTVYSRFGLTVIMVLFQLGGLGIMSFGVLAAQLFRKRMTFVSQAAVQSAYFESQAAGNLGRALRYILLLTLAFEAGGALLLYRELQAREAGGLFEATFLSISAFCNAGFSVYPDSLMRFADAPVFLGTVMVLIVVGGLGYSVLIEVTSRTTRAVRRRPQSTVRWTLQTRVVLGVSAGLLFGGAAALFLLRMPSSETGYGRQALDALFQSVTARTAGFNTIDIAGLPMAALLLLMALMFIGGSPGSCAGGVKTTTAAVWAARLWARLTGRDDVVLGQRVIPNDIVRRATLLLSVAGAWNIIGLVILSISEGQQPGANFEFLVFEQFSAFGTVGLSAGVTPTLSAAGKGWIILTMFVGRLGALTVALAVLRPPRTLYHYPRERLMLG, encoded by the coding sequence GTGTGGCGTAAGCTGCTATCCCGCCCCGAAGCGCTGCTGGTGCTGAGCTTCGCGACGTTGATCGTGGTCGGTACGGGCCTGCTCGCACTGCCGGCCGCACAAGCCGGCGACCCGATCCCCCTGCTGGATCTCTGGTTTACCGCTACCTCGGCAGTATGCGTCACGGGACTCGTGACGGTCGATCCACCGACGGTCTATTCGCGCTTCGGCCTCACGGTCATCATGGTGCTGTTCCAGTTGGGCGGACTCGGCATCATGAGCTTTGGAGTGCTGGCTGCTCAACTGTTCCGCAAACGGATGACTTTCGTCTCCCAGGCGGCGGTGCAGAGCGCCTACTTCGAGTCGCAGGCGGCGGGCAATCTCGGGCGTGCCCTGCGCTACATTCTGCTGCTGACACTGGCGTTCGAAGCTGGCGGCGCACTGCTCCTCTATCGTGAACTGCAAGCGCGGGAAGCGGGTGGCTTGTTCGAGGCGACCTTCCTGTCAATTTCCGCTTTCTGTAACGCCGGCTTCTCCGTCTACCCAGACAGTCTCATGCGCTTTGCCGACGCCCCGGTGTTCCTCGGCACGGTGATGGTGCTGATCGTCGTCGGTGGGCTGGGCTACAGCGTCCTCATCGAGGTTACCAGCCGTACGACGCGCGCCGTACGGCGGCGTCCGCAGAGCACGGTGCGCTGGACACTCCAAACCCGTGTCGTCCTCGGCGTCAGCGCGGGATTGCTGTTTGGTGGCGCGGCAGCACTGTTCCTGTTGCGGATGCCCAGCTCAGAAACCGGTTACGGCCGGCAGGCCCTCGATGCCCTCTTTCAGTCCGTCACGGCCCGTACGGCGGGATTCAACACGATCGACATCGCCGGCCTACCAATGGCGGCCCTGCTGCTACTCATGGCGCTCATGTTCATCGGCGGTTCGCCCGGTTCGTGCGCAGGCGGAGTGAAGACCACCACCGCTGCGGTGTGGGCCGCGCGGCTGTGGGCGCGGCTCACCGGACGCGATGACGTCGTGCTCGGTCAGCGCGTGATTCCGAACGATATCGTCCGGCGGGCCACGCTCCTGCTCTCCGTGGCCGGCGCGTGGAACATCATCGGACTGGTCATCCTGTCGATCAGCGAGGGCCAACAGCCGGGTGCGAACTTCGAGTTCCTGGTCTTCGAGCAGTTCTCGGCCTTCGGGACGGTGGGCCTGTCGGCGGGCGTCACACCCACCCTTTCCGCCGCCGGCAAGGGCTGGATTATCCTCACCATGTTCGTCGGCCGGCTTGGGGCGCTGACGGTAGCATTGGCCGTTCTGCGTCCCCCCCGCACGCTATACCATTACCCGCGCGAGCGCCTGATGCTCGGCTAG
- the aroB gene encoding 3-dehydroquinate synthase, giving the protein MKTVPVNLADRSYPIVIGDHARTKLRECNSVLAAPQLVVIADDRVAKLHLPALVTALPAEPLILTFPAGEASKSLAVAGRLYDQLAEARVERRAVMVAFGGGVAGDLAGFVAATWLRGVPFVQVPTTLLAAVDAAVGGKTGLDLPAGKNLVGAFHQPTGVYVDLAFLETLPERDYRAGLAESVKHGAIRSVELLEWHSTHAEAITARDGGRLEELIARNCEIKAEVVARDERESGLRAILNHGHTIGHALEHLLDYELRHGECVALGMRVENELAVQRGLLSGAAAQQIAELLQALGLPLRLQKPLEPTAVWEACQVDKKVHAGAVNFVLLRGLGQTQKVADITPEEVVRALRCIMP; this is encoded by the coding sequence ATGAAAACCGTCCCCGTGAACCTTGCGGACCGCTCATACCCAATCGTGATCGGTGACCATGCGCGGACCAAGTTGCGTGAGTGCAACAGCGTCCTGGCTGCTCCACAACTCGTGGTGATTGCCGACGACCGTGTCGCCAAACTGCATTTACCAGCTTTGGTTACGGCGCTACCGGCGGAACCCCTCATACTGACTTTCCCGGCGGGTGAAGCCAGTAAGTCGCTTGCTGTTGCGGGACGGCTCTACGATCAGCTCGCAGAGGCCCGTGTAGAGCGGCGGGCCGTCATGGTGGCATTCGGAGGGGGAGTGGCCGGAGATCTGGCCGGCTTCGTCGCTGCGACCTGGCTCCGCGGTGTTCCCTTTGTCCAGGTGCCGACCACCCTTCTGGCGGCAGTCGATGCGGCCGTGGGGGGGAAAACCGGTCTGGACCTCCCGGCGGGGAAGAACCTTGTTGGGGCGTTTCACCAGCCCACGGGCGTGTATGTCGATCTTGCGTTCCTTGAGACCTTGCCAGAGCGCGATTACCGCGCCGGTCTGGCGGAAAGCGTCAAGCACGGCGCAATCCGCTCTGTTGAACTGCTGGAGTGGCACTCCACGCACGCCGAAGCCATCACCGCGCGCGACGGAGGCCGGCTCGAGGAGTTAATCGCCCGAAACTGCGAGATCAAGGCCGAGGTCGTGGCCCGCGACGAGCGCGAATCAGGTTTGCGCGCGATCCTGAATCACGGCCACACCATCGGCCACGCATTGGAGCATCTGCTCGATTATGAGTTGCGGCATGGTGAATGCGTCGCGCTAGGGATGCGCGTCGAAAACGAGCTTGCTGTGCAGCGGGGGCTACTGAGCGGTGCTGCTGCGCAGCAGATTGCTGAACTGCTACAGGCCCTGGGATTACCCTTACGACTCCAAAAACCGCTAGAACCCACCGCGGTCTGGGAGGCCTGCCAGGTAGATAAGAAGGTGCATGCCGGCGCGGTGAACTTTGTCCTATTACGGGGTTTGGGGCAAACGCAGAAGGTGGCGGATATCACCCCTGAGGAGGTTGTGCGGGCCCTGCGGTGTATCATGCCGTAA
- a CDS encoding NAD(P)-dependent alcohol dehydrogenase, whose product MRTWCFHQFGCEHLQLCDLPEPVPGPGEIVVDVRALSLNYRDLMVVKGLYNPRLKLPATPISDGAGVVTAVGTGVTRVRVGEEVVSHFLPGWIDGPFRGDVPNSALGTPGEGLATERVVLPAEAVLPLPAGYTMEQAATLPIAALTAWSALHTVADLQSGQTVLTLGTGGVAIFTLQLAKALGARVLITSSSDAKLERCRALGADGLINYRTTPEWDAEVLRRTDGLGVDVTVETAGPGTLDLSMRATRAGGIIALLGALTGRQGGVTTGLILMKRLQIHGIMVDSRAAFQELIRFLETHQIAPVIDRRFGFDELPAAFRCMESGAHFGKIVVSR is encoded by the coding sequence ATGCGTACATGGTGCTTTCACCAGTTTGGTTGCGAGCATTTGCAACTCTGCGATCTTCCTGAGCCGGTGCCTGGCCCAGGCGAAATTGTCGTCGACGTGCGGGCACTGAGTCTGAATTATCGCGATCTGATGGTCGTGAAGGGGCTGTACAACCCCCGTCTCAAGTTGCCCGCCACACCGATCAGTGACGGAGCCGGGGTGGTAACCGCGGTAGGCACGGGCGTGACGCGCGTCCGGGTGGGTGAGGAGGTCGTGTCCCACTTCCTGCCGGGGTGGATTGACGGCCCGTTTCGCGGCGATGTCCCGAACTCCGCGCTTGGCACTCCGGGCGAGGGCCTCGCGACCGAGCGGGTGGTGCTGCCGGCCGAAGCCGTGCTTCCGCTGCCGGCGGGTTACACCATGGAACAAGCGGCGACTCTACCGATTGCCGCATTGACTGCGTGGAGCGCACTACACACCGTGGCCGACTTGCAATCGGGACAGACGGTCCTGACGCTCGGCACAGGCGGCGTCGCGATCTTCACGCTTCAATTGGCCAAGGCACTGGGTGCCCGGGTCTTGATCACGAGCAGCAGCGACGCGAAGCTCGAGCGCTGCCGGGCGCTGGGGGCAGACGGACTCATCAACTATCGCACCACGCCGGAGTGGGACGCCGAGGTGCTGCGGCGCACGGACGGACTGGGTGTCGACGTAACCGTCGAAACCGCTGGCCCGGGCACACTCGATCTGTCCATGCGGGCTACGCGGGCGGGTGGTATCATCGCGCTCTTGGGCGCCTTGACGGGCCGGCAGGGTGGGGTGACCACCGGGCTGATCCTCATGAAGCGGCTGCAAATCCACGGCATCATGGTGGACTCGCGGGCGGCCTTTCAGGAACTCATCCGCTTCCTCGAAACGCACCAAATCGCACCGGTGATCGACCGTCGTTTCGGTTTTGATGAACTCCCGGCCGCGTTCCGTTGCATGGAGAGCGGGGCGCATTTCGGCAAGATCGTCGTCTCGCGGTAG
- the dauA gene encoding C4-dicarboxylic acid transporter DauA, producing the protein MDTADSRSSNSNSAPPPAVDSPPWYAAFAPALRRTLREGYGWRDLRDDLLAGLVVGVIALPLSMALAIASGVPPQYGLYTAIVAGAVTALCGGSPVQVTGPTAAFVVVLAPVAATYGLSGLLLATLMAGALLMLMGFARLGRLIEFVPFPVTTGFTAGIALVIATLQLRDFLGLQVDELPEHYIERVYVLGYALPTLRWPDLLIGAITLLVLLILPRIVRRMPAALVALPLAAVLAVALAQWLPEFGVETIQSKFKGIPQQPPQFVLPWDFSDPEHPPVPVTLDTLRRLMPSAVAIALLGAIESLLSAVVASGMSGKEHDPDGELIAQGMGNLVAPFFGGFAATGAIARTATNVRSGARSPFAAVFHAVFLLVGVLLAAPLLGYLPMAALAALLLVVAWNMSELRHVFHTLRVAPRGDVLVLVTCFGLTVIFDMTIAVSVGVVLAALLFMRRMAEVTGVREVARPMTGATPDLPPGVVVYEVAGPLFFGAATRAMSALRRVDRSICVVVLDLRAVPVMDATGLVNLESALGRLHQSGIYTVLAGVQAQPLGLMARAGWKHRDWMSVFRSFEHGVEVARHLAHLTHFGTSTSPQTR; encoded by the coding sequence ATGGACACCGCAGACTCACGGTCTTCGAACTCGAACTCCGCCCCACCCCCCGCGGTTGATTCACCCCCCTGGTATGCCGCGTTTGCCCCTGCCCTTCGCCGCACCCTGCGCGAGGGGTACGGCTGGCGCGATCTGCGTGACGATCTGCTCGCCGGGCTCGTGGTTGGGGTGATCGCGCTGCCGCTCTCCATGGCGCTCGCAATCGCGAGCGGCGTGCCTCCCCAGTACGGCCTGTACACGGCCATCGTCGCCGGTGCCGTCACCGCGCTGTGCGGCGGCTCACCGGTGCAGGTCACCGGACCAACGGCCGCTTTCGTGGTGGTGTTGGCGCCCGTAGCCGCAACCTATGGTCTGTCAGGACTGCTGCTGGCGACACTGATGGCCGGAGCACTGCTCATGCTGATGGGCTTCGCGCGGCTGGGGCGCCTGATCGAGTTCGTGCCTTTTCCGGTGACGACCGGTTTTACCGCCGGTATCGCGCTGGTCATCGCGACGCTGCAACTGCGCGACTTTCTCGGGTTGCAGGTGGACGAACTGCCCGAGCACTACATCGAGCGCGTCTACGTGCTGGGCTATGCCCTACCGACGCTGCGCTGGCCGGACCTGCTGATCGGGGCCATCACCCTGCTGGTGCTGTTGATCCTGCCACGGATCGTGCGGCGGATGCCGGCCGCACTGGTGGCACTGCCGCTGGCCGCCGTCCTCGCCGTGGCACTCGCGCAATGGCTGCCGGAGTTCGGCGTAGAAACGATTCAATCCAAGTTCAAGGGGATTCCGCAACAGCCCCCGCAATTCGTGCTTCCGTGGGACTTCTCCGATCCAGAGCATCCCCCGGTACCGGTGACCCTCGACACGCTGCGGCGGCTGATGCCGTCGGCGGTCGCCATCGCACTGCTGGGTGCCATCGAATCCCTGCTCTCGGCCGTCGTAGCCAGCGGGATGTCGGGCAAGGAGCATGACCCGGACGGCGAACTGATTGCACAGGGCATGGGCAACCTCGTGGCGCCGTTCTTCGGCGGATTCGCCGCCACGGGGGCCATCGCGCGCACCGCGACGAACGTGCGCAGCGGCGCTCGCTCACCGTTTGCGGCGGTGTTTCACGCGGTATTCCTGCTGGTTGGCGTGCTGCTCGCGGCGCCGCTGCTGGGCTATCTGCCGATGGCGGCACTGGCGGCCCTGCTGCTCGTGGTGGCGTGGAACATGAGCGAACTGCGGCACGTGTTCCACACACTCCGGGTGGCGCCGCGCGGCGACGTGCTGGTGCTTGTGACCTGCTTCGGGCTCACGGTGATTTTCGACATGACGATCGCAGTCAGCGTAGGCGTAGTTCTGGCAGCGCTGCTATTCATGCGGCGAATGGCGGAGGTCACAGGCGTGCGCGAGGTCGCGCGGCCGATGACCGGCGCGACGCCAGACCTGCCTCCGGGAGTGGTGGTCTACGAGGTCGCGGGACCGCTGTTCTTCGGGGCCGCGACGCGCGCCATGAGTGCACTGCGTCGGGTGGATCGCAGCATCTGCGTGGTGGTGCTCGATCTGCGGGCCGTACCGGTGATGGACGCCACGGGCCTGGTCAACCTGGAGTCGGCCCTTGGGCGGCTGCACCAGTCGGGCATCTACACCGTGCTCGCCGGTGTGCAAGCCCAACCCCTGGGATTGATGGCGCGGGCGGGCTGGAAGCACCGTGATTGGATGTCTGTCTTCCGGTCCTTCGAACACGGCGTGGAGGTCGCCCGGCACCTTGCCCACCTGACGCACTTCGGCACCTCTACCTCTCCTCAGACCCGTTGA